From the Actinopolymorpha singaporensis genome, the window CGACGTCGCGCAGGGTGGCGGCACCGACCCCGGCAAGGCCGACGAGGCCCTTCGCGAGGTCGAGTACGCCGTCGGCACGCGGGTCACGAGCAGCTGAGCGCGGACGGCGACGATGCGCGGCGGCGTACGGCTGGGTGTCGACGTGGGCGATGTCCGAATTGGGGTGGCCCGCTGCGACCCGTCCGGATATCTCGCGGTCCCGGTCGAGACGGTCCGGCGCGGCGCGGGTGACCTCGAGCGGCTGGCCGCGCTGACCGAGGAGTCCGAGGCGGTCGAGGTCGTCGTCGGGTTGCCGGTGTCGCTGTCGGGCCGGGAGGGGCCCGCCGCGGCGAAGGCCCGCGAGTTCGCCGGCGAGCTCGCCGAGCGACTCGCACCGGTCCCGGTGAGGCTGTTCGACGAACGTCTGTCGACGGTGGGTGCGCAGCAGGGGTTCCGGGCGCAGGGGCGGTCCACCAAGAGCACCAGGAACCGCATCGACCAGGCAGCGGCAGCGGTCATCCTGCAGAACGCGCTCGACACCGAGCGTTCCACAGGAAAACCGCCGGGCTCGCCCGTAAGGAGAAGGTCCGCCAGTGAGTGAGCTCGGGTTCCAGACCTCCGGCCGCGTACGCCACCGCCGCGGGCGCGGCTGTGTCGCCGTACTGGTCGCACTCGCCGTGATCGGCGGCCTGGGTGTGGTCGCGGTGATCAAGGGCCGTGCCCTGCTGTCGGACGCGTTCAGCGTCCCCGACTACACCGGTTCCGGCCAGGGCCAGGTCGTGGTCCAGATCGAGCAGGGTGAGTCCAGCACCGACATCGCCGACACCCTCGAGCAGAAGGACGTGGTGAAGAGCGCGGAGGCGTTCACCCGCGCGGCCCGCAACGACTCCAGAGCGCTGTCGATCCAGCCCGGCTACTACCGGCTGCGGGAACAGATGGCCGCCAAGAACGCACTGGGCCTGCTGCTCGACCCCGAGTCCAGGATCATGGACCGCGTGACCGTCCCGGAGGGCCGCCGCGTGTCCCAGATCGTCTCGATCCTGTCGGACAAGACCAAGATCCCCGAGTCGGAGTTCGAGCAGGCACTGAAGGACCCGTCCTCGCTGGGGCTGCCGAAGTACGCAAGGGGCAAGGCGGAGGGCATGTTGTTCCCCGCGACGTACGACGTCGACCCGGGGACCACCGCCGCCTCGCTGCTCGGCGACATGGTCAAGCGGCACAACCAGGTGAGCGCGCAGCTCGGCCTGACCGACGGCACCGCGCAGTCCGACTTCGACCCGCTGCAGGTGGTCACGGTGGCCAGCCTCGTCGAGGCGGAGGCCCGCCGACCCGCGGACTTCCCGAAGGTCGCCCGGGTGATCTACAACCGGGTGGCGAAGAACCAGCGGCTGCAGCTGGACTCGACCGTGCACTACGCGACCAACCGCTACGACACTCCTTCGACCACCCGGGCCGAACGCGCCAACCCTTCGCCCTACAACACCTACGTGCACCCGGGCCTGCCGCCGGGGCCGATCAACTCACCCGGTGAGCGTGCGCTGCGCGCGGCCATCCGTCCCGCCGAGGGCTCGTGGATGTACTTCGTGACCGTCAATCCCGACACCGGCGAGACGAAGTTCGCCACCACGCTCCCCGAGCACGAGAGATACGTGCGGCAGTTCCAGAACTGGTGCCGTGCGCACTCCGACCGCTGCTGACGGCCGGTCCACGACGTGCCTGCTGACGAGGAGGGAAGGGAGCCGACGGTGGGGGCTGGGGCCGAACCCTGGAACCACACGGCGAAGCC encodes:
- the ruvX gene encoding Holliday junction resolvase RuvX; its protein translation is MRGGVRLGVDVGDVRIGVARCDPSGYLAVPVETVRRGAGDLERLAALTEESEAVEVVVGLPVSLSGREGPAAAKAREFAGELAERLAPVPVRLFDERLSTVGAQQGFRAQGRSTKSTRNRIDQAAAAVILQNALDTERSTGKPPGSPVRRRSASE
- the mltG gene encoding endolytic transglycosylase MltG gives rise to the protein MSELGFQTSGRVRHRRGRGCVAVLVALAVIGGLGVVAVIKGRALLSDAFSVPDYTGSGQGQVVVQIEQGESSTDIADTLEQKDVVKSAEAFTRAARNDSRALSIQPGYYRLREQMAAKNALGLLLDPESRIMDRVTVPEGRRVSQIVSILSDKTKIPESEFEQALKDPSSLGLPKYARGKAEGMLFPATYDVDPGTTAASLLGDMVKRHNQVSAQLGLTDGTAQSDFDPLQVVTVASLVEAEARRPADFPKVARVIYNRVAKNQRLQLDSTVHYATNRYDTPSTTRAERANPSPYNTYVHPGLPPGPINSPGERALRAAIRPAEGSWMYFVTVNPDTGETKFATTLPEHERYVRQFQNWCRAHSDRC